From a single Sphingobium lignivorans genomic region:
- a CDS encoding threonine synthase — protein MNANLTADRPTFVTHLECSLTGERYAADQLHGLSRAGRPLLVRYDLDAVAATVSRDALAARETDLWRWRELLPVRRTENIVSLGEVETPLVPIARSGGPGVLVKDEGRLPTGSFKARGLVMAVAMARELGVTRIAMPTNGNAGAALAAYATRCGIETIVLCPEDTPEVNVREIALQGARVWRVNGLIDDCGAIVGKGAADGRWFDFSTLKEPYRIEGKKTMGLELAAQFGWELPDAIFYPTGGGTGLIGMWKAFDELERLGWIGSKRPRMYAVQAAGCAPIVKAFEDGVEHAERWEDASTVAAGIRVPRAVGDFLILRAVRESGGRALAVDDGEILRAVDDAARQDGLLLCPEGGATLAAYRQAKADGLVGADERVVLFNCATGLKYPMPPADNWLDRHGTIDFDAL, from the coding sequence ATGAACGCTAATCTGACAGCCGATCGCCCGACCTTCGTCACGCATCTGGAATGCTCGCTCACCGGTGAGCGCTATGCGGCGGACCAGCTTCACGGCCTGTCCCGCGCCGGGCGGCCGCTGCTGGTGCGCTACGATCTGGATGCCGTCGCCGCCACCGTCTCGCGGGACGCGCTCGCCGCGCGGGAGACCGATCTGTGGCGCTGGCGCGAATTGCTGCCGGTGCGGCGCACGGAGAATATCGTTTCCTTAGGAGAGGTCGAGACGCCGCTGGTGCCGATCGCCCGGTCCGGCGGTCCCGGCGTGCTGGTGAAGGATGAGGGGCGGCTCCCCACCGGTTCCTTCAAGGCGCGCGGGCTGGTGATGGCCGTCGCCATGGCCCGCGAGCTCGGCGTGACGCGCATCGCCATGCCGACCAATGGCAATGCCGGCGCCGCTCTGGCGGCTTATGCCACGCGCTGCGGCATCGAGACGATCGTGCTCTGCCCGGAGGATACGCCGGAAGTGAATGTCCGCGAGATCGCGCTCCAGGGCGCGCGCGTCTGGCGCGTCAACGGCCTCATCGACGATTGCGGCGCCATCGTCGGCAAGGGCGCGGCGGACGGGCGCTGGTTCGACTTCTCGACCCTCAAGGAGCCCTACCGGATCGAAGGCAAGAAGACGATGGGGCTGGAGCTGGCCGCGCAGTTCGGCTGGGAACTCCCGGATGCGATCTTCTACCCGACCGGCGGCGGCACGGGTCTCATCGGCATGTGGAAAGCGTTCGACGAGCTGGAAAGGCTCGGCTGGATCGGGTCGAAGCGGCCTCGCATGTATGCGGTGCAGGCGGCCGGCTGCGCGCCGATCGTCAAGGCCTTCGAGGACGGCGTCGAGCATGCCGAGCGCTGGGAGGATGCGTCAACCGTCGCGGCCGGCATCCGCGTGCCGCGCGCCGTGGGCGATTTCCTCATCCTGCGCGCCGTCCGCGAATCGGGTGGGCGCGCCCTTGCCGTGGACGATGGCGAGATCCTGCGCGCGGTGGACGACGCCGCCCGTCAGGATGGGCTTCTCCTCTGCCCGGAAGGCGGCGCGACGCTCGCGGCTTACCGGCAGGCGAAGGCGGACGGCCTCGTGGGGGCGGACGAGCGCGTCGTCCTCTTCAATTGCGCGACCGGCCTCAAATATCCCATGCCGCCCGCGGACAACTGGCTGGACCGCCACGGCACGATCGATTTCGACGCCCTCTGA
- a CDS encoding M20/M25/M40 family metallo-hydrolase, with the protein MADYDRRTILAGSAAMAGLATATTAPAIAAGRDDKAVRDAIAKNHDAAVQRLKDWIALPSIAAEGRNMPEGAAHMEGLLREAGFQTVKQVPTSGYPVVFGTLDAGAKKTMGIYFMYDVKQYDPAEWTSPPLEGKIVDRAGLGKVMMGRGAVNQKGPQATFLAALHAMKAAGRKLPVNLVLVAEGEEEIASPHFPEAVAQPDVLAALRKCVGVIIPTGWQSPSDGGVAINLGAKGALELELVVSGEKWGKGPKGDIHSSQKARVDSPAWRLVAALQTLVTPDGNMPAIDGYMDKVRPLTPRQLALIAENARASSEEETKRLLGVSQWIDGMTWEESLVRLAAVPTVNIEGLVSGYTGPGGKTILPGRAVAKLDLRLVPDMTKEDSLAKLRAHLDRRGFNDVEIVVGGGYGPTETDENSALIRAQRATYTRFDVPTTLYPRLAGSWPGVVFTGAPVSLPAGQFGLGHGSGAHAPDEYFLIESSNPKVAGMDEAALGFVDFLYQIAAIG; encoded by the coding sequence ATGGCTGATTATGATCGCCGCACAATTCTGGCCGGGTCCGCGGCCATGGCAGGGCTCGCCACCGCCACGACGGCACCGGCGATCGCCGCGGGCAGGGACGACAAGGCGGTCAGGGATGCCATCGCGAAGAATCACGACGCCGCCGTCCAGCGCCTGAAGGACTGGATCGCCCTGCCGTCCATCGCTGCCGAAGGCCGCAATATGCCGGAAGGCGCGGCGCACATGGAAGGCCTGCTGCGCGAGGCCGGTTTCCAGACCGTGAAGCAGGTGCCCACCAGCGGCTATCCGGTCGTCTTCGGCACGCTCGATGCGGGCGCCAAAAAGACCATGGGCATCTACTTCATGTACGACGTGAAGCAATATGATCCGGCCGAATGGACCTCGCCGCCGCTGGAAGGAAAGATCGTGGACCGGGCCGGTCTCGGCAAGGTCATGATGGGGCGCGGGGCCGTCAACCAGAAGGGGCCGCAGGCCACGTTCCTCGCCGCGCTGCATGCCATGAAGGCGGCCGGGCGCAAGCTGCCGGTCAATCTCGTGCTGGTCGCGGAAGGCGAGGAGGAGATCGCCTCGCCCCATTTCCCCGAAGCGGTCGCGCAGCCGGACGTGCTCGCCGCTCTCAGGAAATGCGTGGGCGTCATCATCCCCACCGGCTGGCAAAGCCCGTCGGATGGCGGCGTGGCGATCAATCTGGGTGCCAAGGGCGCGCTTGAGCTGGAGCTGGTCGTGTCCGGCGAGAAATGGGGCAAGGGGCCGAAGGGCGACATCCATTCCAGCCAGAAGGCGCGGGTGGACAGCCCGGCCTGGCGCCTGGTCGCGGCGCTGCAGACGCTCGTGACGCCGGACGGGAACATGCCCGCCATTGACGGTTACATGGACAAGGTCCGCCCCCTCACGCCCCGTCAGCTGGCCCTCATCGCCGAGAATGCCCGGGCGAGCAGCGAAGAGGAAACCAAGCGCCTGCTCGGCGTCTCGCAGTGGATCGACGGCATGACGTGGGAAGAGTCGCTCGTGCGCCTCGCCGCGGTGCCCACGGTCAATATCGAGGGGCTGGTGAGCGGCTATACCGGCCCGGGCGGGAAGACCATCCTGCCCGGCCGCGCCGTGGCAAAGCTCGACCTGCGCCTCGTGCCGGACATGACCAAGGAGGACAGCCTCGCCAAGCTGCGCGCGCATCTGGACCGGCGCGGGTTCAACGATGTCGAGATCGTCGTGGGCGGCGGCTATGGCCCCACCGAGACGGACGAGAACAGCGCGCTCATCCGGGCGCAGCGGGCGACCTATACACGCTTCGATGTGCCGACCACGCTCTATCCCCGCCTTGCCGGTTCATGGCCGGGTGTCGTCTTCACCGGCGCGCCCGTGAGCCTGCCCGCCGGCCAGTTCGGGCTCGGCCATGGCAGTGGCGCTCATGCGCCGGACGAATATTTCCTCATCGAGAGCAGCAACCCGAAAGTCGCCGGCATGGACGAGGCGGCCCTCGGCTTCGTCGATTTCCTTTACCAGATCGCCGCGATCGGCTGA
- a CDS encoding DUF3297 family protein yields MSDTPPDRLSTNPRSTHFDMETLQRGIGIRFRGRERNDVEEYCISEGWIRVAAGKTRDRHGQPLTIRLNGEVEAWFEDVKQAQADDAGNDPETKDA; encoded by the coding sequence ATGTCCGATACACCGCCCGACCGCCTCTCCACCAATCCGCGCAGCACCCATTTCGACATGGAGACGCTCCAGCGCGGCATCGGCATCCGCTTCCGGGGCCGCGAGCGCAACGATGTCGAGGAATATTGCATCTCGGAGGGCTGGATCCGGGTCGCCGCCGGCAAGACGCGCGATCGTCACGGGCAGCCGCTCACCATCCGGCTGAATGGCGAGGTCGAGGCCTGGTTCGAGGACGTGAAGCAGGCACAGGCCGACGACGCCGGGAACGACCCCGAGACCAAGGACGCCTGA
- the typA gene encoding translational GTPase TypA, producing the protein MSPRPNALRNVAIIAHVDHGKTTLVDQLFRQSGTFRDNQRVEERAMDSNDLEKERGITILAKPTSIEWEGTRINIVDTPGHADFGGEVERILSMVDGVVLLVDSSEGAMPQTKFVTGKALALGLRPIVVVNKVDRPDQRIQEVLDEVFDLFVSLDASDEQLDFPVLYASGRNGYASTDPSKREGTLTPLFETIVNHVPPPALDLDAPFTFLVTLLDRDNFLGRILTGRVTSGTVKINQPIHALDMDGKVIEAGRASKIMTFRGLDRVPVDEAKAGDIISLAGLTVATVANTIADTSVTTPIQAQPIDPPTLSMRFAVNDSPMAGREGDKVTSRMIRDRLFREAESNVAIKVTESADKDSFEVAGRGELQLGVLIETMRREGFELGISRPRVLFRDGENGREEPYETVVIDVDDEFSGTVIDKMAIRKAEMTDMRPSGGGKTRITFSAPSRGLIGYHGEFLSDTRGTGIMNRLFEKYGPYKGPIEGRKNGVLISNGSGEANAYALGPLEERGVLMVGVGEALYEGMIIGENAKPEDLEVNPMKSKQLTNFRASGKDDAIRLTPPWKMTLEQAIAYIDDDEMVEVTPKTIRLRKRHLDPHERKRAKRSVEAA; encoded by the coding sequence ATGAGCCCCCGTCCCAACGCTCTGCGGAACGTTGCCATCATCGCGCACGTCGATCATGGCAAGACCACCCTTGTTGACCAGCTTTTCCGCCAGTCCGGCACCTTCCGCGATAACCAGCGGGTCGAGGAGCGGGCCATGGACTCCAACGATCTGGAGAAGGAGCGGGGCATCACCATTCTCGCCAAGCCCACGTCGATCGAGTGGGAAGGCACACGCATCAATATCGTCGACACGCCCGGCCACGCCGATTTCGGCGGCGAGGTGGAGCGCATCCTCTCCATGGTCGATGGCGTGGTGCTGCTGGTGGACAGCTCCGAAGGCGCGATGCCGCAGACCAAGTTCGTGACCGGCAAGGCGCTGGCGCTGGGCCTGCGCCCGATCGTCGTCGTCAACAAGGTGGACCGGCCCGACCAGCGCATCCAGGAAGTGCTGGACGAGGTGTTCGACCTGTTCGTGAGCCTCGATGCGAGCGACGAGCAGCTCGATTTCCCGGTGCTCTACGCCTCGGGTCGCAATGGCTATGCCAGCACGGACCCGTCCAAGCGCGAGGGCACGCTGACGCCGCTCTTCGAGACGATCGTCAATCATGTGCCGCCGCCGGCGCTCGACCTCGACGCGCCGTTCACCTTCCTGGTGACGCTGCTCGACCGTGACAATTTCCTCGGCCGCATCCTCACCGGGCGCGTGACGTCCGGCACCGTGAAGATCAACCAGCCGATCCACGCGCTGGACATGGACGGCAAGGTCATCGAGGCGGGCCGTGCGTCCAAGATCATGACGTTCCGTGGTCTCGACCGTGTCCCGGTCGACGAGGCCAAGGCAGGCGACATCATCAGCCTTGCGGGCCTGACGGTCGCCACCGTCGCCAACACCATTGCCGACACCTCGGTCACCACGCCCATCCAGGCCCAGCCGATCGATCCGCCGACGCTCTCCATGCGCTTCGCCGTCAACGATTCGCCCATGGCCGGCCGCGAAGGCGACAAGGTGACGAGCCGCATGATCCGCGACCGCCTGTTCCGCGAAGCCGAGAGCAATGTCGCGATCAAGGTGACCGAGAGCGCGGACAAGGACAGCTTCGAGGTGGCCGGCCGCGGCGAGCTTCAGCTGGGCGTGCTCATCGAGACGATGCGGCGCGAAGGCTTCGAGCTCGGCATCTCGCGCCCCCGCGTGCTGTTCCGCGATGGCGAGAATGGCCGCGAGGAGCCTTATGAGACGGTCGTCATCGACGTGGACGACGAATTCTCCGGCACGGTGATCGACAAGATGGCGATCCGCAAGGCCGAGATGACGGACATGCGGCCCTCGGGCGGCGGCAAGACCCGCATCACCTTCTCGGCGCCCTCGCGCGGCCTCATCGGCTATCATGGCGAGTTCCTGTCCGACACGCGCGGCACCGGCATCATGAACCGGCTGTTCGAGAAATACGGCCCCTACAAGGGCCCGATCGAAGGCCGGAAGAACGGCGTGCTGATCTCCAACGGGTCCGGCGAGGCGAATGCCTATGCGCTCGGCCCACTCGAGGAGCGCGGCGTGCTGATGGTCGGCGTGGGCGAAGCGCTCTACGAAGGCATGATCATCGGCGAGAACGCCAAGCCGGAAGACCTTGAGGTCAATCCGATGAAGTCCAAGCAGCTCACCAACTTCCGCGCCAGCGGCAAGGATGACGCCATCCGCCTGACGCCGCCCTGGAAGATGACGCTGGAGCAGGCCATCGCGTACATCGACGATGACGAGATGGTGGAAGTGACGCCCAAGACGATCCGGCTGCGCAAGCGCCATCTCGATCCGCACGAGCGCAAGCGCGCCAAGCGGTCGGTCGAGGCGGCCTGA
- a CDS encoding eCIS core domain-containing protein — MILVRIAALSSLSAAALLLASPVALAQARQPEAGAVTRALLADLQRAGEDMASEAMTQWILASRRDALRTGVSPMPRAVRTRLEGHFPAALLDRVRYRVGNGDELGFPTNSVKTNAVAITLDDVILFRHGADAAGDIRLWAHELVHVQQYERWGVRGFARRYTLDHRAVEAEAIAGATRFASARAGQAR; from the coding sequence ATGATCCTTGTCCGTATCGCTGCCTTGTCCTCCCTCTCCGCCGCAGCCTTGCTGCTCGCCTCGCCTGTCGCGCTGGCACAGGCGCGCCAGCCTGAAGCCGGTGCGGTCACCCGCGCGCTTCTGGCGGACCTGCAACGTGCCGGCGAGGACATGGCCAGCGAAGCCATGACCCAATGGATCCTCGCATCACGGCGCGATGCCCTCCGGACCGGCGTGAGCCCCATGCCGCGGGCCGTTCGCACTCGGCTGGAAGGACATTTCCCTGCCGCCCTGCTGGACCGGGTGCGCTACCGGGTGGGCAATGGCGATGAGCTCGGCTTCCCGACCAATAGCGTCAAGACGAATGCCGTCGCCATCACGCTCGACGATGTGATCCTCTTCCGGCACGGCGCCGATGCGGCGGGGGACATCCGGCTCTGGGCGCACGAACTCGTCCATGTGCAGCAATATGAACGCTGGGGCGTGCGCGGCTTCGCCCGGCGCTACACGCTCGATCATCGCGCCGTCGAGGCAGAGGCTATCGCCGGCGCCACGCGCTTCGCATCCGCGCGGGCCGGGCAAGCCCGCTGA
- a CDS encoding thermonuclease family protein — protein sequence MARFSFRHARIRGRLANLALLAGLLLLLAWLRAPEQLTDAEGMTVRVMDGDSLRIGTRIVRIGGIDAVELHQQCKMPDGAVWPCGRDAREALHEMVARGDLVCRSREEDRYGRALSQCAVRDVADVGAALVRQGWAVSGDGRDNGPYRTEQAAARAAGRGIWQGRFDRPGDWRAANRHPRD from the coding sequence ATGGCGAGATTTTCCTTTCGGCATGCGCGTATCCGGGGCCGGCTGGCAAATCTGGCCCTGCTGGCCGGGCTGTTGCTGCTGCTGGCGTGGTTGCGCGCGCCCGAGCAACTGACGGATGCGGAAGGTATGACCGTGCGGGTGATGGACGGTGACAGTCTCCGCATCGGGACGCGCATCGTCCGGATCGGCGGGATCGATGCCGTGGAGCTTCATCAGCAATGCAAGATGCCGGACGGGGCCGTCTGGCCCTGCGGCCGGGATGCGCGCGAGGCCTTGCATGAGATGGTGGCGCGCGGGGATCTCGTCTGTCGATCGCGCGAAGAGGACCGATATGGGCGCGCGCTGTCGCAGTGCGCCGTGCGGGATGTGGCGGACGTAGGGGCAGCCCTTGTCCGCCAGGGCTGGGCCGTGAGTGGCGATGGCCGGGACAACGGACCTTATCGGACCGAGCAAGCAGCGGCCAGGGCGGCTGGCCGGGGCATCTGGCAAGGGCGTTTCGATCGGCCGGGTGACTGGCGCGCGGCAAATCGGCACCCCCGGGACTGA
- the ybaL gene encoding YbaL family putative K(+) efflux transporter, whose translation MPHYTPLIATIVAGFVVSFIMGAIAMRLRVSPIAGYLLAGVLVGPFTPGFVADTNLANELAEIGVILLMFGVGLHFSLKDLLSVRRIAVPGAIAQIATATLLGMGLAWALGWDPLAGFGFGLALSVASTVVLLRALQSRDLVETERGRIAVGWLIVEDLVMVLALVLLPVLAGMVRNPAGTGILTLALPLGLTFLKVGAFVALMLIVGRRVIPWALHWVVHTGSRELFRLAVLAIALGVAAGSAFIFDVSFALGAFFAGMILGETPLSRRATEETLPLRDAFAVLFFVSVGMLFDPRVVLEQPLPVLATVFIIVLGKSVAAFYLVRAFGYNKLTATTVAASLAQIGEFSFILATLGIGLGIMPESARDLILAGAIFSIVLNPVIFSYILRKPKDEPTDEPAAAEEPLATTLAPAAEPSRAHILLIGYGRVGQLLASQLKARDEPLTVIESDEEKARAAEQEGHVTIYGNGIDSRILLAGGVDRASALLIAIPEGFDAGVIAEKARNLKPGIRIIARAHSDAEVEHLTRLGVGDVVMGEHTLAMKMLDLACSQRTLRAMT comes from the coding sequence ATGCCCCATTACACGCCCCTGATCGCCACCATTGTCGCCGGCTTCGTCGTCTCCTTCATCATGGGCGCGATCGCGATGCGCCTGCGCGTCTCGCCCATCGCGGGCTATCTCCTGGCCGGTGTGCTGGTCGGGCCCTTCACGCCGGGGTTCGTCGCGGACACCAATCTTGCGAACGAGCTCGCGGAGATCGGCGTCATCCTGCTGATGTTCGGGGTGGGCCTGCACTTTTCCCTCAAGGACCTGCTCTCGGTCCGCCGGATCGCCGTGCCCGGCGCGATCGCGCAGATCGCGACCGCGACATTGCTGGGCATGGGGCTGGCATGGGCGCTTGGCTGGGATCCGCTGGCCGGCTTCGGCTTCGGCCTCGCGCTGTCGGTGGCGAGCACCGTGGTGCTGCTGCGGGCGCTGCAGTCGCGCGATCTCGTCGAGACCGAGCGGGGCCGCATCGCGGTGGGCTGGCTGATCGTCGAGGATCTGGTGATGGTGCTCGCGCTCGTGCTGCTGCCGGTGCTGGCGGGCATGGTGCGCAATCCCGCGGGCACGGGCATCCTCACGCTGGCCCTGCCGCTTGGCCTCACTTTCCTCAAGGTCGGCGCCTTCGTCGCGCTCATGCTCATCGTCGGGCGCCGCGTCATTCCCTGGGCGCTGCACTGGGTCGTCCATACCGGCTCGCGGGAATTGTTCCGCCTGGCCGTGCTGGCAATCGCGCTGGGCGTGGCGGCGGGATCGGCCTTCATCTTCGATGTGTCGTTCGCGCTGGGCGCCTTCTTCGCCGGCATGATCCTGGGCGAGACACCGCTCAGCCGCCGCGCGACCGAGGAAACGCTCCCGCTGCGCGACGCGTTCGCAGTGCTCTTCTTCGTGTCCGTGGGGATGCTGTTCGATCCCAGGGTAGTGCTCGAGCAGCCTTTGCCTGTGCTCGCCACCGTCTTCATCATCGTGCTCGGCAAGTCCGTCGCGGCTTTCTATCTCGTCCGGGCTTTCGGCTACAACAAGCTCACTGCGACCACGGTCGCGGCCAGCCTCGCGCAGATCGGCGAATTCTCGTTCATCCTCGCGACGCTGGGCATCGGCCTTGGCATCATGCCGGAAAGCGCGCGCGACCTGATCCTGGCCGGTGCGATCTTCTCGATCGTCCTCAATCCGGTCATCTTCTCCTATATCCTGCGCAAGCCGAAGGACGAACCGACCGATGAACCCGCGGCGGCCGAGGAACCCCTGGCCACGACGCTGGCCCCGGCGGCGGAACCGAGCCGGGCGCATATCCTGCTCATCGGCTATGGACGCGTGGGCCAGCTCCTCGCCTCGCAGCTGAAGGCGCGGGACGAGCCCCTGACGGTGATCGAAAGCGACGAGGAAAAGGCCCGGGCCGCGGAGCAGGAAGGGCACGTCACGATCTACGGCAATGGCATCGATTCGCGCATCCTGCTGGCCGGCGGCGTCGACAGGGCCAGCGCCCTGCTCATCGCCATTCCGGAAGGCTTCGATGCGGGCGTCATTGCCGAGAAGGCCCGCAACCTCAAGCCCGGCATCCGGATCATCGCGCGGGCGCACTCGGATGCCGAGGTCGAGCATCTGACCAGGCTGGGCGTGGGCGACGTCGTGATGGGCGAGCACACGCTCGCGATGAAGATGCTCGACCTCGCCTGCTCGCAGCGCACGCTCAGGGCCATGACCTGA
- a CDS encoding SDR family NAD(P)-dependent oxidoreductase, translating to MDIAGITAFITGGASGIGFGIAQRLLANGARLVLADIRQDHLDEAKQFFEERQQGRNVHTIRLDVSDRAQMAEAARECEAVMGGPDILINNAGIDPSGPFKDATYQDWDYGLAINLMGPINGIMAFTPGMRARGRGGHIVNTASLAGLTPMPSFMAIYATAKAAVITLTETIRDSMAEDNIGVTVLMPGPIKSRIHESGQNRPERFRAGSGLAETEQQLAKRVVADNWMEPTEVGDMIVDAIVHNKLYVSTHGNWRETCEARFQALLESMPEARPFDFGASLAVPKEEA from the coding sequence ATGGACATCGCAGGGATCACGGCGTTCATCACGGGCGGCGCAAGCGGCATCGGCTTCGGCATTGCGCAGCGCCTGCTGGCCAATGGCGCGCGGCTGGTGCTTGCAGATATCCGGCAGGATCATCTCGACGAAGCCAAGCAGTTCTTCGAGGAGCGCCAGCAGGGGCGCAATGTCCACACCATCCGCCTGGACGTTTCCGATCGGGCGCAGATGGCGGAGGCCGCCAGGGAATGCGAGGCCGTGATGGGCGGGCCGGACATCCTCATCAACAATGCCGGCATCGATCCGTCAGGCCCCTTCAAGGACGCGACGTATCAGGATTGGGATTATGGGCTCGCCATCAATCTCATGGGGCCGATCAACGGCATCATGGCGTTCACGCCCGGCATGCGGGCACGCGGCCGGGGCGGGCACATCGTCAACACCGCCTCGCTGGCGGGCCTTACGCCGATGCCGAGCTTCATGGCCATCTATGCGACTGCCAAGGCGGCCGTCATCACCTTGACCGAGACCATCCGGGACAGCATGGCCGAGGACAATATCGGCGTCACCGTGCTCATGCCCGGTCCGATCAAGAGCCGCATCCACGAATCCGGGCAGAACCGACCCGAACGCTTCCGCGCGGGCAGCGGCCTGGCGGAAACCGAGCAGCAGCTTGCGAAGCGCGTGGTGGCGGACAACTGGATGGAACCCACCGAGGTCGGTGACATGATCGTCGACGCCATCGTTCACAACAAGCTGTATGTCTCGACGCATGGCAACTGGCGGGAGACTTGCGAGGCGCGGTTCCAGGCCCTGCTCGAGTCCATGCCGGAGGCCAGGCCGTTCGATTTCGGCGCGTCGCTGGCGGTGCCGAAGGAAGAGGCCTGA
- a CDS encoding peroxiredoxin, which translates to MTGNRLKGLATLVVAGLVAGSAQAALPVGAKAPDFTTRGAKAGKVFTLKLSDALAKGPVVLYFFPAAFTPGCTAEAKEFADMSDEFSRHGATVIGMSADPVDKLAKFSTEACRDKFAVASAGPGVITGYDVALASQNADVQGKTNRTSYVISTAGRIVYAHSAMDYRDHVKNTLAVVKSLESGK; encoded by the coding sequence ATGACAGGAAACAGGCTGAAGGGTTTGGCGACGCTGGTCGTCGCGGGGCTCGTTGCGGGCAGCGCGCAGGCTGCCCTTCCGGTCGGCGCGAAGGCGCCGGACTTCACGACAAGGGGCGCCAAGGCGGGCAAGGTCTTCACGCTGAAGCTCTCGGACGCGCTCGCGAAAGGGCCGGTCGTCCTTTATTTCTTCCCCGCCGCCTTCACGCCGGGCTGCACGGCCGAAGCGAAGGAATTCGCCGACATGTCGGACGAGTTCTCCAGGCATGGCGCCACCGTTATCGGCATGTCGGCCGATCCGGTGGACAAGCTCGCGAAATTCTCCACCGAGGCGTGCCGGGACAAGTTCGCGGTGGCATCGGCCGGGCCCGGCGTCATCACCGGCTATGATGTCGCGCTGGCTTCCCAGAATGCCGATGTTCAGGGCAAGACCAACCGCACATCCTATGTGATCAGCACGGCGGGCCGCATCGTCTACGCCCATAGCGCGATGGACTATCGCGATCATGTCAAGAATACGCTGGCGGTCGTGAAGTCGCTGGAATCGGGCAAGTAA
- the recF gene encoding DNA replication/repair protein RecF (All proteins in this family for which functions are known are DNA-binding proteins that assist the filamentation of RecA onto DNA for the initiation of recombination or recombinational repair.) — translation MAITRLALTDFRNHADALIVPHEQIIVLTGENGAGKTNILEAVSLMAPGRGLRGAALRDMARQGGPGGFAVAARIADGGLETQAGTGTEPASPDRRQVRIDGRTASASALSALLAISWLTPAMDRLFLESPSGRRRFLDRLTLARDPLHAGHSLRYEAAMRARNALLSEEAPPDPAWLRALEDQMAEHGAALHAARSALIAELETQITRTVQPLFAQPGLSLAGWDGDEDALREALATGRSRDKAAGRTLSGPHRADLLVRHLGKDQDAALCSTGEQKALLLSIILAHAELCGPTRGRPLVILLDEVAAHLDPLRRGALFERLRATGGQVWMTGTESSLFEGLGAATRLRVDQGHVTPSETPASAS, via the coding sequence ATGGCGATCACCCGCCTTGCCCTGACCGATTTCCGCAACCATGCCGACGCGCTCATCGTGCCGCATGAGCAGATCATCGTGCTCACCGGCGAAAACGGGGCGGGCAAGACGAACATCCTGGAAGCCGTGTCGCTGATGGCGCCCGGTCGCGGACTGCGTGGCGCAGCACTGCGCGACATGGCGCGGCAGGGCGGGCCCGGGGGCTTTGCCGTCGCGGCGCGCATTGCCGATGGCGGGCTGGAGACGCAGGCCGGCACGGGCACCGAGCCCGCAAGCCCCGACCGGCGGCAAGTGCGCATCGATGGCAGGACCGCGTCCGCCAGCGCGCTTTCGGCGCTTCTCGCGATCAGCTGGCTCACGCCCGCGATGGACAGGCTGTTCCTCGAGAGCCCCAGTGGCCGGCGGCGGTTCCTCGACCGGCTGACGCTGGCCCGCGACCCGCTCCATGCCGGCCACAGCCTGCGCTACGAAGCCGCGATGCGCGCGCGCAATGCCCTGCTGAGCGAAGAGGCGCCGCCCGACCCGGCGTGGCTGCGCGCGCTGGAGGACCAGATGGCCGAGCATGGCGCGGCTCTTCACGCTGCGCGCTCCGCTCTGATCGCGGAACTGGAAACACAGATCACCCGGACCGTGCAGCCGCTCTTCGCGCAGCCCGGACTCAGCCTTGCCGGCTGGGACGGCGACGAAGACGCCCTGCGCGAAGCCCTGGCGACGGGCCGCTCACGGGACAAGGCGGCGGGCCGCACGCTGAGCGGCCCTCACCGCGCGGACCTGCTGGTGCGCCATCTCGGCAAGGATCAGGACGCGGCGCTCTGCTCCACCGGCGAGCAGAAGGCCCTGCTGCTCAGCATCATCCTCGCCCATGCCGAACTGTGCGGTCCCACGCGTGGCCGGCCGCTCGTCATCCTGCTGGATGAAGTGGCGGCGCATCTCGACCCGCTGCGGCGCGGCGCGCTCTTCGAGCGGCTGCGCGCGACCGGCGGACAAGTCTGGATGACCGGCACGGAGAGCAGCCTGTTCGAAGGGCTCGGGGCCGCGACGCGCCTGCGCGTCGATCAGGGGCACGTCACGCCTTCAGAGACGCCCGCATCAGCGAGCTGA